From the Lathyrus oleraceus cultivar Zhongwan6 chromosome 3, CAAS_Psat_ZW6_1.0, whole genome shotgun sequence genome, the window CGGTGAATTGGATGTGTTGATAGTTGATAGTGCTTGTGTACAATGTGAAGGAAGAAGCACTTATTTAAAGGGAAAAAAATAGGATTAATGTAATTTTGCTAGCAAATTTTGGATGGTTATTATTTAGAGCATCGTGAGATAGGACAATTCCATAGAGAGAATCCACTTTAATTTCCACTAAGTGGAACAATCACAAATCAATTGATTTTAAATGTTAGTTTTGTACATATCTAATTAAATTGCTTttacttaaaaatgaaaaataattcGTACTAACTTGAACATGATAAAATCATGTTTTAAGTGAATCTAAATATTTACTAAAGTGTGGGTACCGATTAAAGTTGCATGTTTCTTCTTTAAATATCACGGGTTTTAACCATTTAGTAATATTTTCATACGCCACATGAAGATTCTACGTGAAGCTGTGTATGTGCTGGAattgttatcagaatatgatgAAGCTGGTTCGTGTAGGAAACTTGAGACTAATAAAGCATAAATGCCGCTTGCCACTTTGATTATTATATCAATTTGTTAAAAGTGAAAATAATAGGGTTTGCTAGGTTCTCATATTGCGACAATTATTTCATAAATATTTAAATTTCTTGATTTactgttttttaattttttgtatAAACAAATTATTGTATTAATATTGATTACTAAGAGTACTTAATTCAAATACAATAGTagagaaaaaaatcaaaaatcaattATCCTCGAAAAGTTAAATAAGATCGAATGGGATCAAGATGTCAAACTTTCACATCAAAACCTAAAGGTCCAATCGATTTTCTATAATCCAACCCTCCTAAATTCTTGACTAACAATTGGTTACTTCCTTATGGCCCCCCTTAAAGAGAGTCTCGTTCCTAGCTAACCAAATAGCCCAAGCTACTCTCAACCAAGTGGGAGTCTCCTTTTTTTTATGATCTTCCCGATCAAGCAATTATAAAAAACTAGCAAGTGGGACAACAAATCTACCTAAGAAGGCAATTGGCATCAATCAATCCAATTCAACATAATGACCCAAACACTAACAACTACATGGCAAAACAAGAACAAATGGTCAAGAGATTTCGCTTGGCCGGGGCAAAGGGGTCAAACGAGGTTATGAAAACCAGAAAAGACCCCACTTTTAGCCAATTCATCTCTTTTAGGCAGCGCCCCGaagaaaattttattttgaacgtttgaaccttcccagccgttattaccgtttttcttgaaaaggtatgacttttcgttttcagttttcgttctcctaataaagggggaaatctggcctcggtttagggttacacacaaaaaccattctacgttccagaatctttcttttgccagaaacattctttcttcaagaattatccccacaaagatttcgtgaacccaggcataaatagggtcgaaatactttgttcggaaagtgaacgaacacgattcttcgaagattatccaggattatcaattaattatctAACATTTTTTTTAGTTATTTTGATATAGAAGAAGACAACTTAgtaaatttttatttatatagTTAACCGTGTCTCTTCTAGAATGATACATATCAAGCGTCTAGCTTCAATTTATAAGATAATAGGTGTTAAGATATTTTCTAACTAATGAACACTTTTATAGTTTAAAGAGACATAATCTCTTTAAACAAATTATTTCTCAAATAGAGAATCTCACTACACTTAGACACGGTGGTAATTAAGTTCTCAAACATGAGAAACTTGAACATTCCTAACACGTTTGTTGACAACTCTATTCTTAGGAACATTAATAGTGAGCACATCATTATCCATATAAGCCTTAACATGATCAACCTTAGAGTTTTCAGGCAAAGTAAGACGCTGAACAAAATGACCACTAGCAACCTCAATACGGTGCCATCCACCACTTTGTTCTTCCATTTCGACACTCTTCTCACAAATGATACATAGCATTCTGTCATCATCAACTTCAACTCTCACGTCGCTTCGTTTCATCCCCGGAAGATGTGCTTTGAAAACATGAGCTTCAGGGGTTTCTTTCCACTCTATGTCAATGGTGTCGACAATTGGTGATGG encodes:
- the LOC127131195 gene encoding 18.1 kDa class I heat shock protein-like, which encodes MSLFSNSIFGRRRSKSPQDHHHHHHQSRNNHPSHQTHGYEVSQTHTPHITLPPNFHEPSPIVDTIDIEWKETPEAHVFKAHLPGMKRSDVRVEVDDDRMLCIICEKSVEMEEQSGGWHRIEVASGHFVQRLTLPENSKVDHVKAYMDNDVLTINVPKNRVVNKRVRNVQVSHV